GCCGGCTGCCGATCATTTATCTGGTGGATTCGGCGGGCGTGTTTTTGCCGATGCAGGATGAAATTTTTCCAGATGAGGATGACTTTGGACGAATTTTCCGCAATAACTCCATCATCTCAGCTGCCGGGATTCCGCAATACGCAGCGATTATGGGCAACTGCATCGCTGGAGGGGGGTATCTCCCTGTATTATGCGATAAACTCTTGATGACCAAAGGGAGTAGTTTGAATTTGGCAGGACCTGCTCTTGTAAAGGCGGCGATTGGCCACGAAGTGGATCCCGAAGCGCTTGGCGGAGCTGAAATGCACGCATCGATCAGCGGCACTGTGGATTTTTTGGAAGAGAACGACGATTCATGCTTGGAGCGTTTGCGTGCGTTGGCTGATTTACTGCCGATGGATGAATCCGTGAAAAGCAGCTATCAGACAGAAATGCCGCCGGATCATCTTTACGATTTGATGGATGCAGCTTATGATGCCCGCGATCTTTTGGCCTGTATTGTCGATAAGGAATCGATCCTGGAATATAAGGCCGATTATGGCAAGCCTCTTGTGACAGCCTTTGCAAAAATTGACGGGCATCCAGTGGGAGTGATCGCTAACCAACGGCACCAGACGAAGACAGGAAGAGGAGAGGTAGAGATTGGCGGGGTGATTTATGCCGATAGTGCGGACAAGGCGGCTCGTTTTGTGATGGATTGCAATCAAACCAAGATTCCCCTCATCTTTTTTCAGGATGTCATGGGATTTATGGTCGGAGAAGCTGCCGAGCAAGCGGGGATCATCCGATCAGGAGCTAAGCTTGTTAATGCTGTGAGCAATTCGATCGTGCCGAAAATTACTGTAGTGGTGGGAAATTCATTTGGAGCAGGGAATTATGCCTTATGCGGCAAAGCGTATGATCCCAACTTTCTTTTTGCTTGGCCAAATGCCAAATATGCTGTGATGGGAGCCGATCAGGCGGCCGGGACTTTGCTGAGCATTCGCGCTAAACAAGCGGAAAAGGAAGAAAACACGGACGTATTCCAAAAAATTCGCGAATCGTATGCGCAGCAGATGGATATTCGCTATGGAGCAGCAAGAGGATGGATCGATGCAATCATAGCTCCCCATGAGACGCGTAAAGTGTTAACCAATTGCTTGCGGTTTGTCAAGCGAGCGCCCCTGTCTGAAAAAACGTTTCACACCGGAGTGATGCAGGTATGATTAACCTGTATTTCTCACAAGATCTCGGTGAAGGTGGGCAAGATGTTTGGTCGGATTTGCTTTCAAGTACCCGAGAACATTGTCAGATGACCAAGGCGAGGGTATTTGAAAGCAAAGATGGCCGGGCAGATTGTCCAGATTCACCAAGAGGTTATGAGAAATGCGGGTTAAGATAGGAAATGCTCAAGGGTTTTGGGGTGATCAAGCAGGTGCGGCGGCGCGCCTGCTTGCGCTTCAGCCCGATCTTGACTATCTCACGATGGATTACCTTGCCGAGGTCTCCCTTTCCCTTTTGGCAATACAGAAGGAGCGTATCCCTTCTCTGGGGTATGCCAGAGATTTTATCGAAGAATTGCGCGGATTGATCCCGCACTGGGAGAAAGGTTCGCACGTTAAAGTGGTGGTGAATGCCGGAGGATTGAATCCTATAGCTTGCGCGCGATCTTGCGCTGAGATGTTAAAGAACAGTAAGAAAATAGCGGTTGTGATCGGAGATGATGTACTCGAGATCATCGCTCGAGGGGGAGAGTATCTCAATTTAGATACCGGAGAAGAGGTGGAAAGCGTTCGGCCTCTTCTCGTTTCAGCAAATGCTTATGTTGGGGCAGCTGCAATCGCGGAAGCATTGAATCGGGGAGCAGATATTGTGATTACCGGAAGGGTTGCAGATCCGAGTTTAGTTGTAGCTTGCTGCATTTCGCATTTTAACTGGAAGCTTGATGCGTATGATCAGCTTGCACAAGCGACCGTTGCGGGGCATTTGATTGAGTGTGGAACACAGGTGACCGGCGGGATTTCCACGCATTGGCTTGACATTGAAAATAGGGAAAATTTGGGTTTCCCTATCGTAGAAGTGGAGGCCAACGGGACATTTGTCGTGACGAAACCGGAAGGAACCGGTGGTGTTGTCAATGAACAGACAGTTAAAGAACAGCTTCTTTATGAGATTGGAGATCCCGATCGCTATCTCAGCCCGGATGTAGAGGTCTCTTTTTTAGAGCTGTCTTTGGAGGAAAGAGGCGAAAACAGGATACAAGTGAGCGGAGCTATTGGAAGATCGCCTCCGAGTACTTATAAGGTGAGTGCGACATTTCGCGATGGGTTTGCAGCGGAAGGGATGGTGGCTCTTTTCGGCACTTATCTAAGGGAAAAGGCTTCTCTTTGCGGACAAATGGTTTTTGAAAGGGTGAAGCAGGCGGGGTTTGTTTTGGAAAGCACGCATGTTGAATGCATAGGCTTAGGAGACGTCGTCAAGGGCGTGATGCAGCCTATTGATGATCGGAATCTTCGCGAAGGGATGCTGCGTATCGGTGCCAAGGACAGTAGAAGAGAGGCGATCGACTGCTTTGCAAAAGCGATCGCTCCTTTGGTTACGAGCGGTCCGCAAGGGGTTACAGGCTATTTCCATGCACGGCCGAAAACGCGTCAAGTATTTGGTTTCTGGCCCTGTCTGATTCCCGTGGATCTTGTGCATTTATCCGTTGAGTGGGTGGAGGCTTAAGTGATCAAAGAAAAGGTGCGGCTTAGGGAAATCGCCTACGCAAGAAGCGGAGATAAAGGAAGGCATGCCAATGTTGGAGTCATTGCCTATACAGAAGATGGCTATAGATTTTTGGCGGAAAACCTGACAGAAGAGATCGTCCATGCCTTTTTTGAACAGATGGGTGTAGAAGAGACAGAGCGCTATTTGCTGCCAAATTTGGGAGCATTAAATTTTTTTCTCAAAGGGATTTTAGGAGAAGGAGGAAGCCGCTCGCTTAGGATTGATGCGCAAGGAAAAGCTCTTGGGCAGGCGTTGCTTGAATTGGAACTCGTGGTTCCGGAGGATGTGTTATGTCGGTGCAGGTTGTAAAAAACGATCATTATACAGTGATCCGGATGAACCGTCCGGAAAAGCGGAATGCCCTCTCTTGTGCATTGATGAAGGAGATGATCGCAGCTCTTGATGAGATCAGACAGGATTCCGATCAGCGCGCTGTTTTGTTCATTGGCGAAGGGCCTGTATTTTGTTCAGGTCTTGATTTGCGGGAAATGTCAGACCTTAGCAAATCCAGGGATTCTGCTGATTGTTTAAGTCGGTTGCTCAGCATCATTTATTCTTTTCCGTTGACGACAGTCTGCGGTGTACATGGCGCTGCAGTTGCCGGAGGGGCTGCCATCATGTCTGCATGCGATCTCGTCTATGCGGAGGAGGGAGCAAAAATCTGGTTTCCTGAAGTGCGAAAAGGAATCGTTGCCGGCTTCGTGAGTGCACTGCTCCAGAAGCAAATGCGGATGAGAGAAATGAAAGAGCTGTTGTTGCTAGGAGATCCAGTTTCGGCGCAGCGGGCTTGCGAAATGGGATTAGTCACACGTGTGATTCCCGATGGAAGCTTAGCGGATGAAACAAAGAAAGTTTTAGCTCAGATTTTGAAAGGAGCTCCTCAAACCATGCGTTTAAGTAAGGAATTGCTTGAAAAATTAGATTCTTCGCCTTTGGAGCATTCTTGGAAAGTCGCTGAGAGTTTTCATCTCCAGTCCCGGGCTTCCGAGGAGGCGCGTGAAGGCGCTTTGGCGTTTATTGAAAAGCGGGAACCGAAATGGTTAAAACAATGAAATTTTTTGCAATTGAAGGAAACCGTCAACATCTTGATGGAGGCGCGATGTTTGGCAACGCGCCTAAAGCGATGTGGGAGAAGTGGGTGTATCCTGACGATCTAAACCGCATTCCGCTTGCGACGCGCGCACTGTTGGTTCGCTTAGATGATGGCCGCAACGTCTTGTTTGAAGTTGGAGTTGGGGCATTTTTCGATCCCGAGCTAAAAAAGAGATTTGGGATCGAACCTGAAGAGGATCTCTTGCTCAAAAATCTCAATCAGAGCGGCGTGGGGGAGGCAGATATCGACATCGTTGTGCTTTCCCATTTGCACTTTGATCATGCGGGAGGACTTCTGCCTGAATATGGAGACGATCCTCCAAAATTGAAATTTCCCAATGCTGTTTACTATGTGGGAGCAGAGCATTGGGAATATGCACAAAATCCGCATCCCCGCGAGCGCGCATCGTTTATTCCGCTTCTTCATGAGCTACTGCACGCATCCGATCGACTTGTTCTCATCGATAAACCCGAGCATCCTGATTTGAATTTCGGAGTCACGTTCCGTTTTTCGGAAGGGCATACTCGAGGGATGATGCTTTCTCAGCTTGCTACCGATGATGGTCCTCTTATTTTTGTGACCGATCTTATCCCGGGAAACGCTTGGGTGCATTTGCCGTTGACGATGGGATATGATCGGTTTCCTGAGCTGAAAGTGGACGAAAAGCGGGAGCTTTACGAGTCTTTGTTGGAAAAGGGTGCGAGATTTTTCTACACTCACGACCCCAATATTGCCTGCGCTGCATTGAAGCAGAATGAAGAGGGGAGGTATTTTGGAGAGCCGGTGGAATTATAACGATTATGATAATGAACCTATCCCGATATTCAAATTTGACATCTATTCCTTCTTTTTGGCTCTTTTTTTCGACCGCTTCTTGTAAATCTTCACTAAGATTCACAGCGAAGCGGTCGAAGAAAATTTCTCAAAAAGAAAAAACATCTGCACAAATAGCAATATCGGGATAGGTTCATGAGTCTTCAAATAGCATCCTGCGCCCATTTTTCCGTGGAGAATTATCCATAAATAATTCTTATCAATAAATTGTCGAGTCGATTAGGATCCATGTCCATAAAAAATGGAGTTGTCGATGCTGAAGCGATTATTGATTTTTGTTTTCCTTCCGTTTTTGATTTACAGCGATGAAGAGAATCAAGTGGAGCTTCTTTCAGACCGTTTTCAAGCGCCTTCAGGCATCGTTGCCGGCTGCGTCAATGTCGTCACAGGCAATTACTTCCTCGTTGAAACAGACCTTTATGTTCCAGGCCCCGTACCGATTATTTACAAACGTTTTTACAATAGCGGAAACCTTGGAGGCGGAATACTTGGCGGAGCTTGGGGGGCGTGGAACGATAACTACCACACTTTAGCAATCCGCCATAAGTGTGTAGTATCAGAAGGCCCGGCAATCGTTCATATTAATGATGGAGCAGGGGTTTTGCAGTATGAAGGGGAGTTAAACACAGACTATGAGCATTTAAGCTATGCCAGCGACCATCTCAAATGGGGAGTGATCAACGGACTTCAGGGATCAGATAGCGCGCGCTATAACGTCATGAAGCGAAAGGTTTATTTGAAATGCGATCCTTATCCTGCAATCAAGATTGCTCATGAAAATGGGGAGGAGTGGCAGTTTACCGCGTTTTCAGACTCTCCTTTTCGCAACTGGATGCGGATGAATCAAAAGATAAGCGACAACCAAACATATCAAAGCTATAGTTATCAAGGGCCCGGCAACGTTGTGATTGACTGTGTCAAATTTTACGACAGCCGGGACCTCATGCTAGGCTCCCTTAAATTCATCAGGCATTACAACAACAAAGAACTGAAGCAGCTCGACTTAAACTTGCATGACGGCCAATGGGCCACAATGTTGTATAAGAACGAAAAGATTGCTTATGTTTCAAGACCTGTTGCAGCGCACACAGCTTACGACTGGAAAGATGGCCGCATCGTCAAGCGGATGCTTCAAGTCGATACCCATTTCACAGAAATTCAATATTATGAGAAGGGAAAACCAACCATTGGCGGCAGAAAAGTCAATATCAGATATGAAGACGACCGGCGTATCGGACGAGTCGCCGAGCTTCGGGCACCCGTTGGAACAAGTGCAGCCCCCATTGCCACACATCGATTTTACTATTATTTACAAGATAAAAATCGGGCAAAAGGCCCAATTAGCGGCTTTTGTGAAGTAAGGGATGCTTATGACTATAAGAAAGTGTACACCTTTAACAACAAGCAGCGTCTGACCTGTATTGAGGATTACACCCGAACAGAAGAGATTTACCGAACAGAAAGATTTTTTTGGGATAGCCACTATTTCGCATTTAGCTGCAAACATGATGAATCGGAGAAGATCTCAAAAGGTTATTTCCAACACTACGACGACCAGCGAAATATTTCCCAATGCACCATTGTAGGCAACTTAACCGGATTATGCGAAAAACTGCCTGAATATCTACCTTTATATCAATCCGTATATCCACCTAGGTACGTCTCTGGGCGGAGAAAAAAAATAAAGTACGAGAGTCATCACATCCATTACAAGTACAATGACCGCAATCTCGTCACCGAAAAAAATGACGGCAGGCAAACCGTCCACACCACCTATGTAGGAGACTCTTCTCAAATAGCTTCCAAGATCATATCGGATAGCGATGGCATAAAAGAGAGAACTTTTTACACATATGATGCCGCAGGCGCAGTCATTGAAGAGATCAAAGATAACGGCAGCACACCCCATGTTTCCGACTTAACAGGAGTATCGCAAAGATTAATCACACGTACACAGCCGACAACAACATCACCTGTAGGCCTTCCGAGAATCGTCGAAGAGTTTTACCTGAACCTTGAGACGCAAGAAGAAATCTTCCTGAAAAAAACAATCAACACCTACGATCGGTGCGGCAGCCTGATTAAGCAAGATATTTACGACTCAGAAGGCAATCATGCCTCCACTCGCGAATGGAAATACAACGAGCACCGCAAAGTCACCTGGGAAAAAGATCCATTAGGAAGAGTTTCAACCTATACCTATGATGCCCATGACAACTGCCGCAAGAAAATCACCCCGACACAAGAAGAGGAATGCACATACGATTTCTCTAACCGTTTAATCAAAAGAACAATCCGTCGGCCCGTTTTCCTAACCGAGTCGTATACCTACGACTACAAGCACAACTGCACCTCCTCAACCGATATCTATGGCAATACCACTCATTACGCTTACGATGAATTTGACCGGTTGATCAAAAAAACACTTCCGGAGGGCGCCGTTGAAGAGTATCGCTACGATATCGACGATAATCAGACACAAGTCATCGACGGCAATGGACACCTGACGCAGAAAAAATATACCGCATACGGCCTTCCCTACCATATCAAATATCCCGATGGAACAGAAGAGAGATACATCTATCAAACAGACGGCGTATTAGAACAGCACATCGACCAAAACGGCACGCGCACCGTCTACACCCACGACTACAAAAAGCGGAAAACCTCAGAAGAGGTTTACTCTGATAAAGAAGAGCTTCTGTTATCGAAATACTGGATCTATAACGCCTACCATCTCATAAAAGAGATCGATCCCGAAGGAACAGTCACCGAATACAGCTATGATGGAGCCGGAAGGCTCGCTTCAAAAACATGCGGAGAGCGTGAAACCCTCTACGGCTACGATTCCCTCGGCAGGCAGAATCAAACATGGGAAAAATTTGCCGAAGGGCAATACCGCGTCTCCATTAAAATCTTCGATCCCTTAGATCAAGTCATTGAAGAGCGGATCGAAGATCAAGAAGGCACCCTTTTTTCAAAAACCCTCTTTTCCTACGACTTCGACGGCAACCTCGTTAAGCGCACCCGTTTGACAGACAACGGCTTGGAGACAGCCTCCAAGGAGTATAACGCCTTAGGTCAAGTGACAAAAACCATCGACCCCAATGGAAACGAAACCCATTTTACCTATACCTATGGCAAGCAGCCCGCCACCACCAAAACCGATCCCCTCGGCCGGCAGACCCGCTCGCTATTTGACAGCCAGAACAACCTCATCAAAGAAGAGAAGTTGGATCCTTTAGGAAACCCCCTTCATACAGCCATCTTCGTTTACGACCCCGTCGGCAATCTCTTAGAAAGAGAAGATCGTGTCTATGTCGATCAGACACATGAAAGAACGCTTTTCACAGCATTTGAATACGATGCCTTAAACAGGCAGACAGCCATCATCGAACCTGAAGGGAAGATCACTCGGACCGACTATACACCGACAGGGAAAGTTGCCTGCATCTACAAACCGGACGGCAAAGCGATCATCCACGTTTATGACCCTCTAGATCGATTAAAAGAACTGTTCTCATCCGATGGAACCGTGCATGACCATTATTGCTACGACCTGAACGATCAGATCGTTCAAACCACAGATCAGATCCATCAAACAACACTTGAAAGAGTCTTTGATGCCCATGGAAACATCCTTTCAGAAAGCTTCGGCGATTACACTATCGACTATGCTTATGACCCCTTAGGGCGTTTAATCAAGCAGACGCTTCCCGACGGCTCCACAATCAACTACACCTACAATGCAGAGCATCTGTTGTCTGTTGCGCGGGATCATTGTATTCACCAGTATGCCTACGATTTGTCAGGGCGGGTAAAAGAGACCCATTCACGCACGGCAGGCAAGACAGTGTATCATTATAACTTAAACGGAGCTCCCCTTGCATTGGAGTCGGAGAAACTGGTTCAGGAGTGTACCTATGATGCCGTTGGGAATTTGACCGCGTTAAAGCAGATCGACCCGTTAGGGGAGGTCAACTGTCAGTATCGCTACGATCATTTAGATCAACTCGTATCAGAGTCTGGATTTGCGGAGTACACCTATCATTCAGACTCCTTTGCAAACAGACGGCTAAAAGATCAATCGCACTATCAGGTAAACGATTTAAACCAGCTTATCGATCTCGACGGCCGGCATTTTTCCTACGATCAAAATGGCAACTTAGAATCTTTTGAAACAGAGCACAATTGTGTCTACGACGCTCTCGATCGCCTGATTGAAGTGCACACGCAAGAGTGCACCTGCCTCTATACCTATGATCCCTTTCATCGCCGGCTGAGTCGAACGGTATTGAACCAAGAGGGATCTTTGCAGCAACACTATCTCTATAGCGGCGATAAGGAGATTGGTTTGCTTGTGCAGGGAGAGATTCGTCAGTTGAGGATCTTAGGCAACCCCGCTGAAGAGATCGGCTCGGCAGTGCTGTTTGAAATCGATGGCATCAAGTACGTTCCCCAGCATGATTTAAGGGGGAATGTTGTCCTTTTGCTCAGTCCAGCCGGAAAGGCAGAGGTCTATCGTTACTCAGCATTTGGAGAGGAGTTGTTTCAGGAACCGGTTTCTCCGTGGCGTTTTTCTTCCAAGCGGGTAGATGAAGAGACGGGCTGGGTCTATTTCGGGAGGCGTTATTACGCACCTTCTTGGGGAAGGTGGACGACAGCAGACCCCGCCTGGTTTGCAGACGGCCCGAACCTCTATGCCTATGTGCACAACAACCCTTTAAAATATGTGGATCCGGACGGTCTGTCGGCAATCGAGCATCAGCAGATGAACAGACCCGGGACGCAAGGGACGTTTTTTGGAAGCTTTTCCCGAGGCATATTAGATGATACGAGCTGGGGAGCAAGCAGCTGGATGCTGGGAGATTACGTGTGTGATAACTGGCAGTCGAGCTTGGGATATGGAATGGGGACCGGAGTCTCCATGATGGCAGGTCTTGTCTATGGCGGAACAGAGGCGAAGTTGCTTGGTGCTGCAGGGAAGGGGGTGAACCGGGCGGCGCGTTGGCTTAACTTTGCAGAGAAGGAGGTGAAGGCTGCGTGCAAGATGGAGGGAACGGCAGCTAAGATCTCAAGAGACATTGCGCCAAAGATTGAACGGTCTGTGAAGGATGTTGTTTCGAATGGAGGAAAGGGGAATTACCAGGCTCTTAGTTCAAAATCAGGAGCAGACCTTAATCGTCATTTATTTTATAGTCAAAAATATGGAAAGGAAACTACTCGACATCTCGAAAATGGTAGAGTTAGATATTATGGTACTCTTAAGCTTCCTCGCACTCCAGGAGAAATGATTGGAAGAAGATATGTTCATGAGTTTGATCCTGCCACGGGATTATCTAGAGGATGGCATGAAACTCTGGATTCTTCTTTGAAAGTCAGGCAGGTACGACCTCAAACTTCTTTTCAACCTAAACGTCACTATTTTTTTGATCAGAATGGTTTATTGGAAAAAATATGGTAAAAATCATGGTAATGCTTACTTTGGATTCAGTTCGCAAAGTGTTTTTAGATGTTATTGAAGAAAAAAAATCTTTTGGGGAAGCTAGTCGTTGGGCTTCTGAAATGATTGAAAAAGACGAAAGAGGATTGCTCGAATTTGATCCTAAGGAGGACATTTCGACCATATTCTCGGGTTTAACCTATTTATTAGGAGTTGATTTAGAAGAATCTCCAGGTGTGTATTTTCACTCAATTCAGAACGTAAAAGATGAGTATAACGAACTTTTTTATTAAGTAAACTAGACGAGACTTAATCAGACACCTTGGCGCTCAACTTTTAGGATATGATCCCTTTCATCGCCGGCTGAGTCGAACGGTTTGCCATCAGGGAAATCTTCTCAATGAGCAGCGCTACCTTTATAGCGGCGATAAGGAGATCGGCTTGCTTGAGCAGGGAGAGATTCGTCAGTTGAGGATCTTAGGCGACCCTGTTGAAGAGATCGGCTCGGCAGTGCTGTTTGAAATCGATGGCATCAAGTATGTTCCCCAGCATGATTTAAGGGGGAATGTTGTCCTTTTACTCAGTCCAGCCGGAAAGGCAGAGGTCTATCGTTACTCAGCATTTGGAGAGGAGTTGTTTCAAGAAACAGTGTCTCCATGGCGTTTTTCTTCCAAGCGGGTAGATGAGGAGACGGGCTGGGTTTATTTTGGGAGGCGTTATTATGCACCTTCTTGGGGAAGGTGGACAACAGCGGACCCCGCCTGGTTTGCAGACGGCCCTAATCTCTATGCCTATGTGCACAACAACCCTCTGAGATATGTGGATCCGGACGGTCTGTCGGCAATCGAGCATCAGCAGATGAACAGACCCGGGACGCAAGGGACGTTTTTTGGAAGCTTTTCCCGAGGCATATTAGATGATACGAGCTGGGGAGCAAGCAGCTGGATGCTGGGAGATTACGTGTGTGATAACTGGCAGTCGAGCTTGGGATATGGAATGGGGACCGGAGTCTCCATGATGACAGGTCTTGTCTATGGCGGAACGGAGGCGAAGCTGCTTGGTGTTGCCGGGAAAGGGCCTGAACCGGGCGGCGCGTTGGCTTAACTTTGCAGAGAAGGAGGTGAAGGCTGCGTGCAAGATGGAAGGGATGGCAGCTAAGATCTCTAGGGAGATTGCGCCAAAGATTGAACGGCCTGTGAAGGATGTTGTTTCGAATGGAGGAAAGGGACAGATTTGGTCCGAGACAAAGAAAAGATCATCGGTAACTAATGCTTATAAACATTGGAAGGATCATGGTAATGAATTTCCTGAGTTAAATAATGCAAAGGAGTATGTAGATCGAGCTCATAATTTTTTAAGAGATCCAAGTGCTTTATCAAGAACTAGACCGAACGGAGAAATATTGAAATATGATTCTCGTAGCAATACATTCGGCTCATATACCAAGGATGGAATTCCTAAAACACTTTTTAAGCCAGATCCATCAAAACATAGACATTCAACTAATCTTGAGTACTTTTATGGCCAATGATAAATTAAAAAAAAATTGTAGGGTTTGTGGTCTTGTTCTAGACGATCCTCCTTGGGGAGAAGATGGTGCTACCCCCTCTTTTGATTATTGTCCTTGTTGTGGTGTTGAATTTGGCTATCAAGACTGTTCTACAGAGGCTGCTAAGCATTATAGAAAATGTTGGATCAGTGAGGGAGCGAACTGGGCTGAAAAAAACGAAATGCCTTTTAACTGGTCTTTAGAAGAGCAACTTAAAAATATTCCTAATGAATTTAAATAGATAATTGGCAGTCGAGTTGAGGGTCTTAGGCGATCCCCCTGAAGAGATCGGCTCGGCCGGCAGACCCGCTCGCTATTTGACAGCCAAAACAACCTCATCAAAGAAGAGAAGCTCGACCCCTTAGGAAACCCCCTTCATACAGCCATCTTCGTTTACGACCCCGC
This genomic window from Waddlia chondrophila WSU 86-1044 contains:
- a CDS encoding RHS repeat-associated core domain-containing protein → MLEQGEIRQLRILGDPVEEIGSAVLFEIDGIKYVPQHDLRGNVVLLLSPAGKAEVYRYSAFGEELFQETVSPWRFSSKRVDEETGWVYFGRRYYAPSWGRWTTADPAWFADGPNLYAYVHNNPLRYVDPDGLSAIEHQQMNRPGTQGTFFGSFSRGILDDTSWGASSWMLGDYVCDNWQSSLGYGMGTGVSMMTGLVYGGTEAKLLGVAGKGPEPGGALA